A window of the Erpetoichthys calabaricus chromosome 10, fErpCal1.3, whole genome shotgun sequence genome harbors these coding sequences:
- the LOC114659409 gene encoding uncharacterized protein LOC114659409 gives MEEHSEAVLKRGSLGNDEGDNDAATAMIWSLEEAAQKQTQQIGVSACGATAVVDVLQALGFNVTPQIVERCVKTNLRKNEAPLPEYLLSRSIAGATHAQLIEGAEKASDGKVVGRFFHMYPERQIHLPKWLSHWISIGAVPVATMNMQLAVPKGEEIPDAWHHQMIFGVMPDFLCMINPLEVEKTSVVKQRLCSDSVLLIRKEDILIRLSEDTKLSALSQVQDDPRWDQLDVPGQVGQMIYEEITPDEGTNALHVLIPAAYKSGITVFAVKDTDTAQELLDVPELPLQ, from the exons ATGGAGGAACATAGTGAGGCAGTGCTGAAAAGAGGGTCTCTTGGAAATGATGAGGGGGATAATGATGCAGCCACTGCAATGATCTGGAGCCTGGAAGAGGCTGCCCAAAAGCAGACACAGCAAATAGGAGTCTCCGCCTGTGGTGCCACAGCTGTTGTTGATGTTCTCCAAGCTCTGGGATTCAATGTAACCCCACAAATAGTGGAACGCTGTGTAAAAACTAACTTGCGCAAGAATGAAGCACCCTTACCAGAGTATCTCCTGTCCAGGAGTATAGCAG GTGCGACGCATGCTCAGCTGATAGAAGGTGCAGAGAAGGCAAGTGATGGGAAGGTAGTAGGTCGTTTCTTTCATATGTATCCAGAACGCCAGATACACCTGCCCAAATGGTTGTCTCACTGGATCAGTATTGGGGCTGTGCCTGTGGCCACAATGAACATGCAGTTGGCAGTACCCAAGGGGGAGGAAATCCCAGATGCTTGGCACCATCAAATGATCTTTGGGGTGATGCCAGACTTTTTATGCATGATCAACCCCTTGGAAGTAG AGAAAACCAGTGTGGTTAAACAAAGGCTATGCAGTGACTCCGTCCTTCTGATCAGGAAGGAAGACATCTTGATAAGGCTGTCTGAAGACACAAAGTTGTCTGCTCTGTCACAAGTGCAGGATGATCCAAGATGGGATCAGCTGGATGTACCTG GCCAAGTTGGGCAGATGATCTATGAGGAAATTACTCCAGACGAGGGAACCAATGCATTACATGTGCTCATCCCGGCAGCATACAAATCTGGGATCACAGTCTTTGCAGTGAAGGACACTGATACAGCACAAGAGCTCCTTGATGTTCCTGAGCTACCTTTACAATAG